In Streptococcus porcinus, the genomic window AATTCCAAACGTTCATTATGTGAAATGTTTAGGAGACGATGCTCATTTGCATAGGAAGTATGGGTAAAGGCTGTTTCAAGTAAGTCCTGATCATTAAATACAATATTAAAAGTCTCCTTGAGTAAGGCTTTAAGTTTTTTCATGATTTCTCCTTTTCAGTTAACTGCACATAGACATTCCTATTATAACAAAAAAAGCTGTGGGGTGCTTGTCCCACCAGCTTTTTTTCATCTTCAACTCATTGTGACTAAATATCTGTTAAGGAGCAAGCACTATCTGGCGATGTATCATATACTTTAAAGTCAGTTCCTACTGCTAAATCCGCCATCGCTAATTGATTTTCCATTGTCATGTGAGCTAATTCTTTTATGTTATTTTCCTTACTCAGGTGCCCAAGGAAAATTTTCTTAGTCTTATAACCTATGCTGCGAATCATAGCTCCAGCACCATCTTCATTTGACAAGTGGCCCTTATCAGATAAAATCCGCTGTTTTAAACTCCATGGATAAGAGCCTGATCTTAAAATCTCAATATCATGATTTGATTCAATCAAATAAGCATCTGCATTATCAATAATGCCAGACATACGATCACTCACATAACCAGTATCTGTTAACATAACAAATGATTTATTATCTTTCATAAAACGGTAAAATTGGGGATCTGCCGCATCGTGACTAACACCAAAACTTTCAATATCAAGATCTCCAAACGTCATGACCTTATCACGGTCAAAAATATATTTTTGATTCGAATCAATTTTTCCAATCATATTTCTATCATCAATAATCTGCCACGTTTTTTGGTTAGCATAAATATCAAGATGATACTTACGAGCAAGGACACCGACTCCTTTTATATGATCAGAATGTTCATGTGTAATTAATATAGCATCTAAATCTTCTGGCTTCCGATCTATTTCTGCTAAGAGACTGGTAATTTTTTTACCAGTCAAACCTGCATCAACAAGAATCCGTTTTTTAGGGGTTTCTAAATAGAAACTATTACCCGTAGAACCCGATGCTAAAATACTATATTTAAATCCTTCTTGTTCTAGCATTTAATCAATATCGTCCTC contains:
- a CDS encoding MBL fold metallo-hydrolase produces the protein MLEQEGFKYSILASGSTGNSFYLETPKKRILVDAGLTGKKITSLLAEIDRKPEDLDAILITHEHSDHIKGVGVLARKYHLDIYANQKTWQIIDDRNMIGKIDSNQKYIFDRDKVMTFGDLDIESFGVSHDAADPQFYRFMKDNKSFVMLTDTGYVSDRMSGIIDNADAYLIESNHDIEILRSGSYPWSLKQRILSDKGHLSNEDGAGAMIRSIGYKTKKIFLGHLSKENNIKELAHMTMENQLAMADLAVGTDFKVYDTSPDSACSLTDI